A genome region from Gossypium hirsutum isolate 1008001.06 unplaced genomic scaffold, Gossypium_hirsutum_v2.1 scaffold_276, whole genome shotgun sequence includes the following:
- the LOC121226547 gene encoding prolyl 4-hydroxylase 1, with translation MLMYLSDDVEGGETYFPRAGTGDCSCGGKVVKGMSIKPIKGDAVLFWSMGLDGQSDPNSLHGGCAVLSGEKWSATKWMRKNLFLNLNS, from the exons ATGCTTATGTATCTTAGTGATGATGTTGAAGGAGGAGAAACATATTTCCCTAGG GCTGGTACAGGCGATTGTAGCTGTGGTGGGAAGGTTGTTAAAGGGATGTCAATAAAACCGATCAAAGGAGATGCCGTACTTTTCTGGAGCATG GGACTCGACGGGCAGTCCGATCCAAATAGCTTGCATGGAGGATGCGCGGTTTTGTCAGGTGAGAAATGGTCAGCAACAAAATGGATGAGGAAAAACCTATTTCTTAATTTAAATTCTTAA